The nucleotide sequence AATTAGAAGCAATGAACCAAGCTCCAGTACAACCAACCGTCAGAAAATAGTGCGCCATGAGTGGTGCTAAGCTTGGATCCAACCTCAACTGGCGTGCTAACGGTAGGGctataaacgagccgagccgaacggAACCCCGGTGGCCTCAGGCTTGGCTCGTTTAAAATTCGAATCTTACCGAGCCGGCTCATTTTTGTTAACGAGCTGAGAGGTGGGGCTCGGGCTTAGCTCGTCAAAAGCTCGAGCCAGCTCGTGGCTCGTCAAACCGGCTCGTTTGTTTAAGAAAAAgtttatatttttgtattttttacacATAATGATATACATAAAACTAAAAAACAATAACTAAAACATTATTTAGGCTagtaaaataaaacattattTAGGCTAATAGAATAGTAATTTTGAGCAAACTATAAataaaacaaagaagaaaagaTTATATGTTGCTTaccttaatatatatatttttttaaatcaaatcTATTTTTTTTGATAAAAAAGAGTCATGTTACTAATTAAACAACATTTCTTAAATATATTAGAATATacacgcacacacacatatataatttGGGGTTTAATTTAAACAAGCGAGCCTATGAGCCAACTAACGAACGAGCGAGCCACGAATCGAACCTACcttggctcgggctcggctcgtttacaaactgaGCCGAGCCAACTCGTTTAAAACCGAGCTGATTTCAAACCGAGCTTTTTCTTAACTTTTTTTGAGTTAACTTCGAGCGAGGCTCGAGACACGAGCATTTTGAACATCCCTACTAACGGGATTACAAGTGGACAAGTTAGCGTGAGAAAATGTCGGCTGCATAACTGAACTGAGATATAAACAAACTATTATGTTGTTTCTGGACCTTTATACCGAGGAAATTGTGTAAGTGGCCGAGTTCAGTTATTTGAAACTTGGGATTTATCGGCTAACCGAAACATCAAATTATGCACCATAATAGACATTAAGTAATTATAAAAGCTACAATGTAAAGGTGTTGCTATTAGTGCCAAAAATAAAATCATTAAGATCAAGTTGTTCCCATTCAATCATTAAGGTTTTCGTCATAGGCTTCGCTATCCCAAGGATTTCTGATCTTCCTTATTCTTTCAAGCTCCATGGTCACTTCTTTCATGCTAGGTCTCTTCTTACCTTCCATGTGAAGGCATCTACATGCCAGGGAACATGCTGCTTCTAGCTGCTCATAGCTTTCCGCCTCCTCAAAAACACGAGGATCAATAATCTCAGTCAACCGATCTTCCCTCTGTGCAGTTAGGAGATATGCTGCAAGATTTCTTTCTTCTTGAGGTCTTTCCATGCTAAGGGGCTTAGATCCTGTTATGAGTTCTGCAAGAACCACACCAAAGCTATACACATCACTCTTATCTGTTAGTTGAGATGTATGAAAATATTCGGGATCCAAGTAACCTAGCGTCCCTTGAACTAGTGTAGTGACAGGATCATCAACCTCCAATCTTTGGAGTGACTTTGAGCCACCAAAATCGGCAACTTTTGCGGTGTAATTTTCATCCAACAAAATGTTCGCTGACTTCAGATCTGTATGTATGATGGTCATTGTTGCATCTGAGTGAAGATAAGCAAGTGCACCAGCTGATTCATGTGCTATCCTTAAACGGCTATCCCATGACAATCTTCTTGTGCTGCTATTATTATTATGAATGTGATCATGAAGATAGCCGTTAGAAACAAATTCAAAAGCTAGCAACGGGATCTCAGTTTCCAAACAACACCCCAAAAGCTGTACCACATTCCTGTGATTAATTCGTCCAAGAGTTAGAATTTCATTAATGAACAGCTCCATCTGTGTTTCGTCAGATACTTTGGACCTCTTGATCGCTACCACACGGTTATCTGGTAGCACTCCCTTGTACACAGTACCAGAACCACCTCTTCCAATAATCATATTGTCTGCAAAATTCATAGTTGCTTCTTCTATCTCTTCAGCTCGAAAAATATTTATGGAACCAACACCATTTTTTAGTTTATCTTCTAATAACAGAGCACCATTTTGTTGGAAGAATTTTTGTCTAAGCATAAGTTGCTTTCTCTTTTTGGACATGAGGGGTCCAAAATCGATACCTATATGGGGCTTCTTGGGCATTAGAGAGTCAAAATCCATACCTGTAATGAAACACATTACTTTTTATCTAACAAGAAAGCTTCCAAACACAAGTTGTAGGCAGATTAAACCGGGTGGCTTGCTTAAACTTGTAAATTAAAAAAATGTGAGGTTATAATTTTAAACAGGTCGGGGACTTGACCCGTTTATCTATAACCAACCTGTTTACTAAATGCGTTAGGCAGGCCAAATGTCTGTGATCCCAAgggcgtagctttgtgggggcggccgaccccctgAAGTTTTCGCTcgttagtggagagtatgtagttttcgtatagaaatttttgggtatacacgtttttgacccccccccccccccccccccccccccggttttatagaaacttttggtatatacgttttcgaccccccggtcggaaatctcaagcttcgccactggatCCGACTTCTTTAGACTCACCCAACCCAAAACCTGATTGTTTAAACACAAAACCTGCTCATAGCATTTTTGCCTATCAAATAAGATGACTTAGACTTATATGGGAAGTCATATATATCGATTTATACATCAATGTACCCCAACAGTAAGTATGCTCGAGTGATCCAAGCTGACGTAGGTCCAGGTCTTGAAATCCCTAGctcaatctttttttttttaacaactgAATATATAAAAGACACCAACTAGCAAAATGCTAGAAGGACAAGAACATACATGACAAGGAGCGGGTTTTTTAACCAACGAACCCAACTAACGTCCGACTTTCTATTTCTATAATCAAACCAATTCTATAGAATCAAAAACACTTTTTTTCTCGTCCGTTCATTCCCATGAACAGTATCGTTTAGAATACCTAGCTCAACATTGGTTTAATTTGCAGATCTATCACTCTAAAAGTTATTATGCTCCGGTTACTTTTATAGAGTTAACATTCCATCACAATGGATGCCATGAAAGGACAGAAGAGGAGACAAGAAGACCGAAAAGTTTGTTTGTTAAACGAAATAAGGTTGTCGTGAAATCTTCTTTCAGTATGTTTTCGGCATAATTAGTATTACTTTTCCCACATAGACACACACATTGAAGAATCTACGCACATATAAATTGGGAGTTCGTAATACCTGAGTTCTGGCCATTGTCAGTGAAGgaaaacttattaaacatcctaCCAAATATTGTTTTGCTTGCACTATGAGACACATTATTAGTGTTCTCTTGCAACTTCAGTACATACTCAAGACTAAGCACAACCTCAGCCATAGTAGGACGAAGCTTTGGATGGTTATCCAAACATCTTTCTGCTATTCGAACAAACTGCTTTAAACATTTTGGGGATATTTCACTCCTTATAGCAGAATCAATTATATCCTTCAAACGACCTTCTTTGATCGAGTCTTGAGCCCATGTTGCTATTCCCCAGTCAAGACTGTCATCCACTGCCATCTTCCGGCACAACACTTCCAACAATACCACCCCAAAAGCATACACATCAGATTTAGTCGTCAGTTTTCCGGTGGCGAAATAATTTGGATCAAAATACCCAAAAGTGCCTTTGACAAGTGTGCTGACATGACTCGATTGCTGATTCCTTGGGCTTATTTTAGACAACCCGAAATCTGAAACTTTAGCTGCCCAACTTTCATCTAACAATATATTGGAGCTTTTTACATCTTGGTGTATAATACCAAATTCAATCCCGGTACCAGTGTGGAGGTAATCCAATCCACGAGCTGCACCTATGCAAATCATGAGTCGCTCACACCAAGTAAGAGGAGTACCAAGTTTGTGGAGATGATCTTCAAGTGTTCCATGGGGCATGTATTCGTACACAAGGATCATTTCTGTTTCATAATTACAGTAACCAATCAGAGAAACTAGATGACAGTGACGCAACTTGGAAAGCATTTCAACTTCAGCCCAGAACTCGGATGCCCCCTGATTGGACATTGCATCCAATCGTTTAATGGCTGCAACCACAAGAGTCGACCCATTGTAAATATTACCCTTATATACTTTCCCGAAACCTCCACGCCCTATCACTAATGATTCTGCGAAACTTTCTGTTGCTGAAAGAATTTCACCAAATTCAAAGTGACGGCAAAGTTGTGACCATTGCAtggaagaagaggaggaagaggtaGAGGTAGGGGTGGAAGGCCCAGATTCATTGCCAGTAGCATGAAACATAATTATTGATGAGGTAGAAGTAGAAGGAGATATCGAAAGGTATGACTCTTAAATGGATGATGATCTTAAATTTATAAAAGAGGATGGACGACTTTAGAAACACAGATTATGTGGGGCCGTTGacattttcctttttttttttcgAACAGCCGTTGACATCTTCCTCTCGAATAAACATTTCTGAAGAGGCGTTTTGAACGAATCAAACCATTCTGGCCGccatgggcgaagcttttaaggggcggaAGGGGGCGGCCgatcccccgaacttttcgctcagtagtggaaagtatgtagttttcgtatagaaatttttgggtatatatgttttcgacccccctgtttatagaaatttttaggtccggtgatTTCCGCCTCCCCggtcagaaatctcaagcttcgccactgctggCCGCGTACcccacccaattttttttttctcttatAAATATAGAGTGGGATTCACTATTAAAATATAATTTCCCTTTATATTTAGTAGGAGAGATAGAGAACGATGAATTTAGCCGTATCCTATTTTTTTCTGGGTCTGACATATTTGTTTAGATTAATCAACAAACTAAACctatctatactttttataaaaGCAGAAATTCAAGTAACATAAGAAAAGTTGATGTGTCAGCTAAAGAGCATGttcaacaaggcttttcttatctcattattacatcataaaacctaatatataaatcactttaatTTGATTTCAGACCACTATCTTGTGTATTCAAAtggtctggcccacattccaaATGTTAAACCACCGTTTTCTATAAGAAAGTATCAGATGCTTCCTTTGGTAAATGTATACCGAGCAGCAACTGTTTTGAAATGCGGgtaatttgaaattcaaaatgcaTGGGGATATGTAATTTTCAATTATTACATGTCACTCACTCACTTCTGTCAATTATCTTCTTAGATAAACGTCTTCTctacttttgtattttcaaaccgCATTTCTAATGCATCTCTCCCTCAAACCCATTCTTCTCAATACTCGGCATTTGTTCATAAATGATAACAGAAAACTGAAGCTCTCTCCGTCCCACTTTCAGAAAATTTTTTGGGGATATGTGGTTTTCCTTGATCATGGTAACGTGATATATATGATTAGGTTTGCTTTTCTTTTTGATTTTTACTAAAGTTTTGTTATTTGAGTTATGACTAAATGTTGATTGTGAATGATTTGCTgcagttgatgatgatgatgattgttctacagTTGTTTCCAGTGTCATTGTTTCAACATCGTGtaaagtatgtgttttttgctactccagttttaaaattttgaattctTAACTTTCAAGTGAGATACTCTAATTCTCggtttatatttcagtctaatccCAGTTGTTTGAAATTTATATAATCTGctgcgggttattataggtttgtattaaaagaagcataaagttaaattaaacacaaagaagATTATTAATAATGTTCATTTAAATGATGATTATGTATATGATtttgggcagatgatgatgatgtagaacccgcagtagttcctactaaacgcaagaaaggatTTGCTGCTGCTGTAAGATAACATTTTGTCTTACTAGAGTAATGGTCTTTCctgcagatgatgatgacgatgattgtTCTACAGTTGTTTGTAGTGTCATTGTTTCAACTTCGTGtaaagtatgtgttttttgctactccagttttaaaattttgaattcttaattttcaagtgatatactctaattctcgaTTATGTATATGATtttgggcagatgatgatgatgtgaaaCCCATAGTAGTTCTTACTAAACACAAGAAAGGATCTGTTACTGATGCATCTTGATCTGTTAATGAGAGATCAGGTTTCTAGAAACCTGATGTTGATGCATTGAGCACTTCCGTGGAGTACATGGCGATTGTCGAAGATATACATTGATGGAAtttaaagctaaaagcactaaatttgtagctaaaagcactaaattttgtTGTTAGGTTCGTAAATTTCTTGTTGGTGTTGTTATATTTTAAAGTTTGGTTGTAATTTTAAGCTGAATTAGTATTATTATCTAATTTTTATTATCATATGATTATTGCAAATTGGTACTTTTTATGTATAAGTGAAATTGTTTATGATTTTAATTAGAGTAGGTGTTGATATTGTATCAATATTTGTTAGTGTATAGAGAACATCTGCTCTAAATCATCATCTGCTGATCTAACGgctgtttgacttgctactgttgtCAATTTCTATCATCTGTTGTTGCCAACTTCTGATTGACTTGCTACTATTGGAAACAGGAGAGGTTTAAACAGATGTCCCGAATATCTTTGTATTCCAAATGAATAGATTTTTTATCTGAACTAAATGATGATTGCTAATGTGTCAATTTTTATGCTTCTAAGATTTTTTTATCTgagttaaaatacatttaatttcaAACTACTGCTCTATATTAAAATGTCAAATGTCTGGCCCACATTCAAGAGTGTAAACTACTTCCCATAGCTAAGAAATTATAACTTAGCAGATGTTTCCTTTGGTAAACATATACCATAGCAGTGGTTTTGAAATtgccggtaatttcaaattcaaaatgcctcGGGATATGTACTTTGTAATTAATGCAGGTCACTCAATCACTTCTTTCTTATGTTTAAGGCGTCTTATAGGTAAATGAATAGgttatttttaattataataatgtgtttaatttttatatttttcccaTGTAAATGCATTAAAAGCCTAACGACTGTCGCATCATATTCTTTAGTCATAACCGCCTTCATTGGGTATATACAATACATTGGGCAGTGTTTTGGATCATTACTGTTTTCATCCATTTACTCAATCATCTTCAAAAGTTTGttgacgagattttcacaaggctctctTCAGAATGGAAAAAATGGGTTTCAAGTGATTGttgacgagattttcacaaggctATCTGCAGAAGATATTGGCCGTTTCAAATGTCTTTCAAAGAATTTTTATAGGGAATTATTCAAGTCATGCATTTCAGATGATGCATGTTCTCCGAAGAGGAGATTCAGTACAAAAGAAACTACTATCCTTTAAAGACACGTTAATTGTCATTGACGACGTAGTTGCTGGTACTTTGGATGTTGTTAGAAGcaaaaccttaagttttcctaacaatgtCCACCCTAGCAACTTACGTATTCTATCGTATTTTAATGATTTGTTGTTAGTTTGCAATCAAGACAATGGCTGTCAGttgattctttggaatccaactacCAGGCGCTATAAGGTTTTGTGTGATGACTACTTCAATTTCAATCATCATCGAAACTCGGATACTGGTGGAATTTATTTTGATTAGTTCAATGATCGGAAAGTgctgaacatcagatgttaccgtaatgtaactgctgctcgtgtttactcacgacgtcgtgagtcatGGAGAACAATAAATTTCGGTAGCGTAAACAATTATGGTTCAAGTGGTTATTCATGGTCTACAGGAGTGTATGCttataaaaccatatattttatggtttcaaattattggtatccacTAGGTGAGAGGAACATCGTTGCTTTTGATGTTCTAAGTGAGACTTTCAGAATGCTTCATTTTCCCGAGAGTATTGTAGTTAatccttgccaagggcattttttttAACCATCGCAAAGAGGTTGCATATGATTGTTATTGGAAAGTCTGCTGAGCTAACTGCTGAtttgctcagatatgaagaagaCGGCAGGATGAAggtgtttgttttcaataatcctcgtgagttgattatgtagataggcgccgaaggactaatataattgaagacaacaaatggctgataacaagcatctggggggatatgattgaagttgatctcaacaacgaacttctgaaatacctccaacatgttgacaacttCAATGGTCCGAAtggagctttacttatcgagactactgtttcaccaattgattaggaattaggatcctgtattttattgaatgctatttgctgttttgacaattgtattttatatataattagttatgttaaaattattaatcaaagctctgttatttgCTGCATTAAAATTTTATTGAATGAATATTAatgtttgagagtgtaaaagcttgtaatattggcaaaggtcttAAATTATAAAAGCTCTTTTATTGCGAACAGATGTttcaaaataaaacagtggttgatacatctgttgatttgggtcaacagatggatgaattTTGTATGATGTTTGACAAatgtagtttttatataattagttctgttaaaattattaaccatgtttgttatttaaattaagtaaataaatatttaggtttgagagtataaaagcttgtaatattggcaaaagtatgtttaaatgatcaaaaatctgttattgggaacagatgtttgaaaataaaacagtggttgatacatctgttgacttcaatttccatctcttgctgtttagaaCTTTCCTTGATTACAattccttttcctttttctaaagggttgtttatgtTAGGAAGTTTCGTAACTGGTTTTTTCCTACGTATACGACtcccccatacataattctttcttttctttcgttttggctttgacaaaggtggagcattgaattctaAAGGTTGTTCTACATAAGCAAAGTATCCGGTAAAATCTTgggaaacttctacattcaccgggtaaagattgaggttctgaaaggcttcagatatctcgttcatgctgtatagcatatatgcaaaatgcacaaaaaggctaagttaaaactttggaacaaagtttaacaaataaacatggaagttttattgcacactatttgtacaaaatacaggaaagaacaactcggatttatttatttatttactgagaagtactattactagacttagggtatttaaagatttgcatgttctgctacagtggctagcatataaaaatttgcccatttctcatctagcttgtcttcccaaggtgatttattgattaattcctgggtttcccttttaatcctcttttctcggatttgctctttacttttcttaataatcatactcctttttctaggagaaagcggtttctcatattgtgcttttcgcacaaatattccttcttcaggaattgtagggagttttgaagatttggttttggaggaacttccctcttcgtagactgacctatctaatttaagatagatattttGCAGCGTTTGCTtgcccatactgtaactaacaaatagtcagtttaataaaacacataatcttataatagtaatcaggaaaaattaagtatctttaAATACTTAagtagcttaactcagtggctctgataccaccttatttctgtcacggcccccgacccggtttgacccgtttcaggagccgcgggacagaaatcccgtgatatttatttatttgaatttagcagcggaattttaacatcaggatcattttaaagctaaaaacttttccctattattttatttcacaactcgagataaaaccccgataatttacaataataagatttttctgataaatctttatttcaaaacatatttctttattttatactgatccactttcttaagcttgtaaTGCTCCCCaacacttttcctgaattacaatagatcacctgaaacatatttgaaaaatgttttgtctgcgggaaatactgagtgaatcattctatttattaaaatgactcgtttattgtaatttacagtattaagagtttttacatacgtttctgatatctaccaactacccacagtaattgtcactcgaccggatctgtgactgtggtcatatcaccattggctgccccaatgaatgacgtatatcacttaattttaggttcgcccacctaatgtgataaaaacagtagtaatgtgcacaataccccacatactggctgtaatttggtgattacataaacttaatcactgtaattataattctgaaaataatttggagtattgtaaaacagttgataaaaagagaatgactcacattgcagatttaacacggacagaatatgatttagccttgttaacctaatttaaataataatgcacacaaaaccgggttagtgatcaatacagcagttacgataactcacgagatcaaattctcacaacgaacgacaaagtgcaatacttaaacattcatcaatttaacgacgaacgacaaagtataaccctatgtgggcggcacttaaacatccattggatatattgatctcggaaaatgaatcgtaatagcgatcgagtgattaccctgttttgcggcagcaattcgagagcagtgtgtgtttaattgtgatataacGATCTTAATTCGACGTACAGAAGGCTTTTGGCCGTCGTTTTAACTCcagaaagcaagtgccaatgtctgctatttatactgatttttggacaggtgtcacaccccgatttccacgtgtcaccggtgggcccggtgtggggtacagtgacgtagttggcatcgtcatagacaaacaacacaatctaataatgcacagcggaagcagagtagatacatttcaactttaattaaaatgacataataaacatcataagtagttgaaacggatccacaggcggatcaaataaaaataagaataaattgttcaacagttatttgtcgtccgagcttgcgagactatagtggacgctcttaggaaacagccagcctagttcgtatagtacctgcacttaatcttttgggaaaaatacgtcagtttacactggtaaatacaaatcgactgactcattttgaaaatgattgaaaattgatttaaatgcacaaggcataaatatttttattaacttgggatatttatgcaatataaacttgtgaacgatttacatgtacccgtacttatggtggcccgggatctgctgtccgggctaaagattaaatgacacaccacattaaagagttatacacgccgggtgtacgcctacaccccgtgctctggtcgtggccatctcgtaagataatgctaaggatatccgggacacggtcaataaccccccaaagcctaaagtaagacaagactgtttaaatgagtcgcacaagctattcaagactgtacacccataaggtgcaggacttgtgcgcccgatcaagcggtattttaaatatcgtaccccaagcccgtatagggaaaataagtcaaaatgtatttacctgagcaagtatgaatcacaaacagtaagtgtaggtagcttttactgggcctcctaatctggaacaaaggtttataataacctattagatttctaacgggtcttttatttaagcctaagctttgaccggttagttttaaggacgatacggtacaagcgcacgattaagcgaaagaccggatagaatgtgattttagacccgacaagttttaatacttgtatattatgggtatactaaatacattctggattttgagataaaaatgacaacgtttgacccgttttggtcaatttacgcaaactagttacataaaccgaaccgaacgcaaaaagggcgttacgggtagccaaaagagtcaaatgcaagttccctgagataatatgctttaaatatgatataatatcagtaagttaggttctatattgcccggaataattttaaactcaatttatgcctcataagggcattttggtcatttaagagattataaaagagtcaaattagaaatctgagtttcgggtctggtttatacagaaaatatactccatttaatatattataacagtagggtatgacccatataccaaacttaacatttaaaatcaaactatgcaccataggggtattttagtaaattcacaagggctaaaactgccaaaactggaaatctgagttcatatacttatacttactgttattatatgaaaatatgcta is from Helianthus annuus cultivar XRQ/B chromosome 9, HanXRQr2.0-SUNRISE, whole genome shotgun sequence and encodes:
- the LOC110875316 gene encoding serine/threonine-protein kinase PBL27, whose amino-acid sequence is MFHATGNESGPSTPTSTSSSSSSMQWSQLCRHFEFGEILSATESFAESLVIGRGGFGKVYKGKRLDAMSNQGASEFWAEVEMLSKLRHCHLVSLIGYCNYETEMILVYEYMPHGTLEDHLHKLGTPLTWCERLMICIGAARGLDYLHTGTGIEFGIIHQDVKSSNILLDESWAAKVSDFGLSKISPRNQQSSHVSTLVKGTFGYFDPNYFATGKLTTKSDVYAFGVVLLEVLCRKMAVDDSLDWGIATWAQDSIKEGRLKDIIDSAIRSEISPKCLKQFVRIAERCLDNHPKLRPTMAEVVLSLEYVLKLQENTNNVSHSASKTIFGRMFNKFSFTDNGQNSGMDFDSLMPKKPHIGIDFGPLMSKKRKQLMLRQKFFQQNGALLLEDKLKNGVGSINIFRAEEIEEATMNFADNMIIGRGGSGTVYKGVLPDNRVVAIKRSKVSDETQMELFINEILTLGRINHRNVVQLLGCCLETEIPLLAFEFVSNGYLHDHIHNNNSSTRRLSWDSRLRIAHESAGALAYLHSDATMTIIHTDLKSANILLDENYTAKVADFGGSKSLQRLEVDDPVTTLVQGTLGYLDPEYFHTSQLTDKSDVYSFGVVLAELITGSKPLSMERPQEERNLAAYLLTAQREDRLTEIIDPRVFEEAESYEQLEAACSLACRCLHMEGKKRPSMKEVTMELERIRKIRNPWDSEAYDENLND